A genomic window from Deltaproteobacteria bacterium includes:
- a CDS encoding VapC toxin family PIN domain ribonuclease, with translation AREWLDGRLNAPMRFGLPWPTMLAFLRISTNPRIFPRPLPMTDAWRQVTTWLDLPNVWIPEPTDRHRELLDSFLTGTAGSSKLVADAHLAAIAVSHGLVLCSTDGDFARFKALRWENPLEQR, from the coding sequence GCGCGCGAGTGGCTCGATGGACGGCTGAACGCCCCAATGCGCTTCGGGCTGCCGTGGCCGACGATGCTCGCGTTTCTTCGGATCAGTACGAATCCCAGAATTTTCCCTCGACCGCTGCCGATGACGGACGCCTGGCGACAAGTCACGACGTGGCTCGATCTGCCGAACGTGTGGATACCGGAGCCGACCGACCGGCACCGTGAGCTGCTCGATTCCTTTCTCACCGGAACCGCCGGATCGTCGAAGCTGGTCGCGGACGCCCATCTCGCCGCCATCGCCGTGAGTCACGGCCTGGTGCTGTGCAGCACGGATGGCGACTTTGCCAGGTTCAAGGCCCTGCGCTGGGAGAATCCGCTCGAGCAGCGGTAG